One stretch of Danio rerio strain Tuebingen ecotype United States chromosome 6, GRCz12tu, whole genome shotgun sequence DNA includes these proteins:
- the LOC141386389 gene encoding uncharacterized protein isoform X3: MSLPSLSLCAGEASMEALELELEEVESQIRALVVRRSRLRERLLAVPNAKAVSSPKVRGNYNHIIPSTSTPRPSLSRPSAPGARLSQASFTPTPGYHGAWVQPRKVLPRSRGRTSPPVFEISTENRFSPLRESGPDVAIIGDSIVRHVRAASSKGNKVRTFCFPGARVKNISTQIPTILGAAESPGAVVLHVGTNDTGLRQSEILKKDFRSLIETVRRTSPATQIIVSGPLPTYRRGNERLFRPDGLHPSRAGAELLSDNISRLLRTI, encoded by the exons atgtcgcttccgtctctgtccttgtgtgcaggagaagcatcgatggaggcgttggagctggagctggaagaagtggagtcccagatccgcgCGCTGGTGGTAAGACGGTCGCGGCTACGGGAACGGCTTCTAGCcgtacctaatgctaaggccgtctcatcacctaaggtacgtggaaattacaaccacatcattccctctacctcaaccccgcgtccttctctgtccaggcccagcgcacccggggcgcggctcagccaggcgtcgttcacgccgacacccggctaccacggcgcctgggtgcagccgcgcaaggtgcttcccagatcccggggcagaacgtctccgcctgtgttcgagatctccacggagaaccgcttctcccctctccgcgagtcgggtcccgatgtggccatcatcggtgactcgatcgttcgtcacgtccgtgccgcctcctcaaaaggtaataaagtacgtactttctgctttcctggtgcccgtgtgaaaaatatttctacacagattccaaccatcctgggcgctgccgagagccctggtgccgttgtcctccacgtggggacaaacgacaccgggctccggcagtcggagatcctgaagaaggacttcaggagcctgatcgagacggttcgacgcacctcgcccgccacgcagatcatcgtttctgggccgcttcctacctaccgccgaggaaatgaaag gctcttccgtcctgacggcctgcaccccagtcgagccggagctgaactcctgtcggacaacatctccagactacttcgcaccatctga
- the LOC141386389 gene encoding uncharacterized protein isoform X1: MSLPSLSLCAGEASMEALELELEEVESQIRALVVRRSRLRERLLAVPNAKAVSSPKVRGNYNHIIPSTSTPRPSLSRPSAPGARLSQASFTPTPGYHGAWVQPRKVLPRSRGRTSPPVFEISTENRFSPLRESGPDVAIIGDSIVRHVRAASSKGNKVRTFCFPGARVKNISTQIPTILGAAESPGAVVLHVGTNDTGLRQSEILKKDFRSLIETVRRTSPATQIIVSGPLPTYRRGNERFSRLLALNEWLITWCKEQKLLFANNWNLFWERPRLFRPDGLHPSRAGAELLSDNISRLLRTI, translated from the coding sequence atgtcgcttccgtctctgtccttgtgtgcaggagaagcatcgatggaggcgttggagctggagctggaagaagtggagtcccagatccgcgCGCTGGTGGTAAGACGGTCGCGGCTACGGGAACGGCTTCTAGCcgtacctaatgctaaggccgtctcatcacctaaggtacgtggaaattacaaccacatcattccctctacctcaaccccgcgtccttctctgtccaggcccagcgcacccggggcgcggctcagccaggcgtcgttcacgccgacacccggctaccacggcgcctgggtgcagccgcgcaaggtgcttcccagatcccggggcagaacgtctccgcctgtgttcgagatctccacggagaaccgcttctcccctctccgcgagtcgggtcccgatgtggccatcatcggtgactcgatcgttcgtcacgtccgtgccgcctcctcaaaaggtaataaagtacgtactttctgctttcctggtgcccgtgtgaaaaatatttctacacagattccaaccatcctgggcgctgccgagagccctggtgccgttgtcctccacgtggggacaaacgacaccgggctccggcagtcggagatcctgaagaaggacttcaggagcctgatcgagacggttcgacgcacctcgcccgccacgcagatcatcgtttctgggccgcttcctacctaccgccgaggaaatgaaaggttcagtagacttttagctttgaatgaatggctaataacatggtgtaaagaacagaaattgctctttgctaataactggaatcttttctgggagcgtcctaggctcttccgtcctgacggcctgcaccccagtcgagccggagctgaactcctgtcggacaacatctccagactacttcgcaccatctga
- the LOC141386389 gene encoding uncharacterized protein isoform X4: MEALELELEEVESQIRALVVRRSRLRERLLAVPNAKAVSSPKVRGNYNHIIPSTSTPRPSLSRPSAPGARLSQASFTPTPGYHGAWVQPRKVLPRSRGRTSPPVFEISTENRFSPLRESGPDVAIIGDSIVRHVRAASSKGNKVRTFCFPGARVKNISTQIPTILGAAESPGAVVLHVGTNDTGLRQSEILKKDFRSLIETVRRTSPATQIIVSGPLPTYRRGNERLFRPDGLHPSRAGAELLSDNISRLLRTI, translated from the exons atggaggcgttggagctggagctggaagaagtggagtcccagatccgcgCGCTGGTGGTAAGACGGTCGCGGCTACGGGAACGGCTTCTAGCcgtacctaatgctaaggccgtctcatcacctaaggtacgtggaaattacaaccacatcattccctctacctcaaccccgcgtccttctctgtccaggcccagcgcacccggggcgcggctcagccaggcgtcgttcacgccgacacccggctaccacggcgcctgggtgcagccgcgcaaggtgcttcccagatcccggggcagaacgtctccgcctgtgttcgagatctccacggagaaccgcttctcccctctccgcgagtcgggtcccgatgtggccatcatcggtgactcgatcgttcgtcacgtccgtgccgcctcctcaaaaggtaataaagtacgtactttctgctttcctggtgcccgtgtgaaaaatatttctacacagattccaaccatcctgggcgctgccgagagccctggtgccgttgtcctccacgtggggacaaacgacaccgggctccggcagtcggagatcctgaagaaggacttcaggagcctgatcgagacggttcgacgcacctcgcccgccacgcagatcatcgtttctgggccgcttcctacctaccgccgaggaaatgaaag gctcttccgtcctgacggcctgcaccccagtcgagccggagctgaactcctgtcggacaacatctccagactacttcgcaccatctga
- the LOC141386389 gene encoding uncharacterized protein isoform X7, with protein MWPSSVTRSFVTSVPPPQKIPTILGAAESPGAVVLHVGTNDTGLRQSEILKKDFRSLIETVRRTSPATQIIVSGPLPTYRRGNERFSRLLALNEWLITWCKEQKLLFANNWNLFWERPRLFRPDGLHPSRAGAELLSDNISRLLRTI; from the exons atgtggccatcatcggtgactcgatcgttcgtcacgtccgtgccgcctcctcaaaag attccaaccatcctgggcgctgccgagagccctggtgccgttgtcctccacgtggggacaaacgacaccgggctccggcagtcggagatcctgaagaaggacttcaggagcctgatcgagacggttcgacgcacctcgcccgccacgcagatcatcgtttctgggccgcttcctacctaccgccgaggaaatgaaaggttcagtagacttttagctttgaatgaatggctaataacatggtgtaaagaacagaaattgctctttgctaataactggaatcttttctgggagcgtcctaggctcttccgtcctgacggcctgcaccccagtcgagccggagctgaactcctgtcggacaacatctccagactacttcgcaccatctga
- the LOC141386389 gene encoding uncharacterized protein isoform X2 — MEALELELEEVESQIRALVVRRSRLRERLLAVPNAKAVSSPKVRGNYNHIIPSTSTPRPSLSRPSAPGARLSQASFTPTPGYHGAWVQPRKVLPRSRGRTSPPVFEISTENRFSPLRESGPDVAIIGDSIVRHVRAASSKGNKVRTFCFPGARVKNISTQIPTILGAAESPGAVVLHVGTNDTGLRQSEILKKDFRSLIETVRRTSPATQIIVSGPLPTYRRGNERFSRLLALNEWLITWCKEQKLLFANNWNLFWERPRLFRPDGLHPSRAGAELLSDNISRLLRTI; from the coding sequence atggaggcgttggagctggagctggaagaagtggagtcccagatccgcgCGCTGGTGGTAAGACGGTCGCGGCTACGGGAACGGCTTCTAGCcgtacctaatgctaaggccgtctcatcacctaaggtacgtggaaattacaaccacatcattccctctacctcaaccccgcgtccttctctgtccaggcccagcgcacccggggcgcggctcagccaggcgtcgttcacgccgacacccggctaccacggcgcctgggtgcagccgcgcaaggtgcttcccagatcccggggcagaacgtctccgcctgtgttcgagatctccacggagaaccgcttctcccctctccgcgagtcgggtcccgatgtggccatcatcggtgactcgatcgttcgtcacgtccgtgccgcctcctcaaaaggtaataaagtacgtactttctgctttcctggtgcccgtgtgaaaaatatttctacacagattccaaccatcctgggcgctgccgagagccctggtgccgttgtcctccacgtggggacaaacgacaccgggctccggcagtcggagatcctgaagaaggacttcaggagcctgatcgagacggttcgacgcacctcgcccgccacgcagatcatcgtttctgggccgcttcctacctaccgccgaggaaatgaaaggttcagtagacttttagctttgaatgaatggctaataacatggtgtaaagaacagaaattgctctttgctaataactggaatcttttctgggagcgtcctaggctcttccgtcctgacggcctgcaccccagtcgagccggagctgaactcctgtcggacaacatctccagactacttcgcaccatctga
- the LOC141386389 gene encoding uncharacterized protein isoform X5, producing the protein MSLPSLSLCAGEASMEALELELEEVESQIRALVVRRSRLRERLLAVPNAKAVSSPKVRGNYNHIIPSTSTPRPSLSRPSAPGARLSQASFTPTPGYHGAWVQPRKVLPRSRGRTSPPVFEISTENRFSPLRESGPDVAIIGDSIVRHVRAASSKDSNHPGRCREPWCRCPPRGDKRHRAPAVGDPEEGLQEPDRDGSTHLARHADHRFWAASYLPPRK; encoded by the exons atgtcgcttccgtctctgtccttgtgtgcaggagaagcatcgatggaggcgttggagctggagctggaagaagtggagtcccagatccgcgCGCTGGTGGTAAGACGGTCGCGGCTACGGGAACGGCTTCTAGCcgtacctaatgctaaggccgtctcatcacctaaggtacgtggaaattacaaccacatcattccctctacctcaaccccgcgtccttctctgtccaggcccagcgcacccggggcgcggctcagccaggcgtcgttcacgccgacacccggctaccacggcgcctgggtgcagccgcgcaaggtgcttcccagatcccggggcagaacgtctccgcctgtgttcgagatctccacggagaaccgcttctcccctctccgcgagtcgggtcccgatgtggccatcatcggtgactcgatcgttcgtcacgtccgtgccgcctcctcaaaag attccaaccatcctgggcgctgccgagagccctggtgccgttgtcctccacgtggggacaaacgacaccgggctccggcagtcggagatcctgaagaaggacttcaggagcctgatcgagacggttcgacgcacctcgcccgccacgcagatcatcgtttctgggccgcttcctacctaccgccgaggaaatga
- the LOC141386389 gene encoding uncharacterized protein isoform X6 produces the protein MEALELELEEVESQIRALVVRRSRLRERLLAVPNAKAVSSPKVRGNYNHIIPSTSTPRPSLSRPSAPGARLSQASFTPTPGYHGAWVQPRKVLPRSRGRTSPPVFEISTENRFSPLRESGPDVAIIGDSIVRHVRAASSKDSNHPGRCREPWCRCPPRGDKRHRAPAVGDPEEGLQEPDRDGSTHLARHADHRFWAASYLPPRK, from the exons atggaggcgttggagctggagctggaagaagtggagtcccagatccgcgCGCTGGTGGTAAGACGGTCGCGGCTACGGGAACGGCTTCTAGCcgtacctaatgctaaggccgtctcatcacctaaggtacgtggaaattacaaccacatcattccctctacctcaaccccgcgtccttctctgtccaggcccagcgcacccggggcgcggctcagccaggcgtcgttcacgccgacacccggctaccacggcgcctgggtgcagccgcgcaaggtgcttcccagatcccggggcagaacgtctccgcctgtgttcgagatctccacggagaaccgcttctcccctctccgcgagtcgggtcccgatgtggccatcatcggtgactcgatcgttcgtcacgtccgtgccgcctcctcaaaag attccaaccatcctgggcgctgccgagagccctggtgccgttgtcctccacgtggggacaaacgacaccgggctccggcagtcggagatcctgaagaaggacttcaggagcctgatcgagacggttcgacgcacctcgcccgccacgcagatcatcgtttctgggccgcttcctacctaccgccgaggaaatga